In Flavobacterium lacustre, a genomic segment contains:
- the guaB gene encoding IMP dehydrogenase, which translates to MIAHNSKIIGEGLTYDDVLLVPNYSNVLPREVSIQSKFSRNITLNVPIVSAAMDTVTESAMAIAMAQEGGIGVLHKNMTIEQQAAKVRKVKRAESGMIIDPVTLPLTSTVADAKNAMKEYGIGGIPIVDENRILKGIVTNRDLRFERNNARPIVEVMTSQNLVTVAEGTSLEQAEVVLQGHKIEKLPVVNDKSELVGLITFRDITKLTQKPNANKDKYGRLRVAAALGVTADAVERATALVNAGVDAVIIDTAHGHTKGVVDVLKLVKAKFPQLDVIVGNIATPEAAKYLVENGADGVKVGIGPGSICTTRIVAGVGFPQFSAVLEVAAAIKGTGVPVIADGGIRYTGDIPKAIAAGADCVMLGSLLAGTKESPGETIIFEGRKFKSYRGMGSVEAMQEGSKDRYFQDVEDDVKKLVPEGIVGRVPYKGELNESMQQFIGGLRAGMGYCGAKDIPTLQETGRFVRITASGINESHPHNVTITKEAPNYSR; encoded by the coding sequence ATGATCGCACACAACTCTAAGATTATCGGTGAAGGATTAACTTACGATGATGTACTATTAGTTCCTAACTATTCGAATGTGCTTCCTCGCGAAGTGAGTATCCAATCAAAATTTTCAAGAAATATAACGCTTAATGTTCCTATTGTATCCGCTGCTATGGATACCGTAACCGAAAGTGCAATGGCAATTGCTATGGCACAAGAAGGAGGAATCGGTGTTTTACATAAAAACATGACTATCGAACAACAAGCTGCCAAAGTACGTAAAGTAAAACGTGCCGAGTCAGGAATGATTATCGATCCAGTCACTTTACCGTTGACTTCTACTGTAGCAGATGCTAAAAATGCAATGAAGGAATACGGAATTGGAGGAATTCCAATCGTTGATGAAAACAGAATCCTAAAAGGAATTGTTACCAATAGAGATTTGCGTTTTGAAAGAAACAACGCAAGACCAATCGTTGAGGTAATGACCAGCCAAAACTTAGTGACCGTTGCCGAAGGAACTTCTCTGGAACAAGCCGAAGTTGTTTTGCAAGGTCATAAAATCGAAAAACTTCCTGTGGTAAATGATAAATCAGAGTTAGTGGGTTTAATCACTTTCAGAGACATTACCAAATTAACTCAGAAACCAAATGCCAATAAAGACAAGTACGGACGTTTGCGCGTAGCTGCTGCTTTAGGCGTTACTGCCGATGCGGTCGAAAGAGCAACTGCTTTAGTAAATGCCGGAGTCGACGCAGTGATTATAGATACCGCTCACGGACATACAAAAGGAGTGGTTGATGTACTAAAATTAGTAAAAGCCAAATTCCCGCAACTAGACGTTATCGTAGGGAATATTGCGACTCCCGAAGCCGCTAAATATTTAGTCGAAAACGGTGCCGATGGGGTAAAAGTAGGAATTGGTCCAGGTTCAATCTGTACCACTCGTATTGTAGCCGGTGTTGGTTTTCCTCAGTTTTCTGCAGTGCTTGAAGTAGCTGCGGCTATCAAAGGAACTGGAGTTCCTGTAATTGCCGATGGTGGAATTCGCTACACAGGGGATATTCCTAAAGCCATTGCTGCCGGAGCCGATTGTGTAATGTTAGGCTCTCTTTTGGCAGGAACCAAAGAATCTCCGGGAGAAACGATTATCTTCGAAGGAAGAAAATTCAAATCATACCGCGGAATGGGTTCTGTTGAAGCCATGCAAGAAGGATCAAAAGACCGTTATTTTCAAGATGTCGAAGATGACGTTAAGAAATTAGTTCCGGAAGGAATTGTAGGACGTGTACCTTACAAAGGAGAATTAAACGAAAGTATGCAACAATTCATTGGTGGTCTTCGCGCCGGAATGGGATATTGTGGTGCAAAAGACATTCCAACCTTGCAGGAAACCGGACGTTTTGTTCGCATAACAGCAAGCGGAATCAACGAAAGCCATCCACACAACGTAACCATTACAAAAGAGGCTCCAAATTATTCAAGATAA